GTAAAATTATCGCGATTAAAGCAGATATGGCTGTTGAAGAAGACATTCAACAGATGGTGAATACTGTTAATTCAGAGCTCGGTGAAATCGATATTTTGATTAATAACGCTGGTCAAATGGATTACACACCATTTATGGAATCTAGCGAAGCGCGTTTTCGCGAAATGATGGAGACGAATGTATTCGGTATGTATCGCGCGATGAAACTTGTGCTACCTTCTATGCAACAACGTCAAACTGGGGATATCATTAATGTTTCCTCGATGTCAGGATTGAAAGGAACGAAAGGGAGTGCACTGTATTCAGCAACAAAATATGCAGTGATTGGATTGAGTGAAGGTGCGATGCAAGATGTTAGAACAGATAATGTTAGAATTTCGACAATTACGCCGTCAGCGATTTTGACAGACCGAACACGTGGTAAACTAAAAGAAGAATCAATGATGCACGCAAGTGATGTCGCGGATATTATCGTCAACCAATTAAAGCTTGAACAACGTACATTGATGAAAACAAGCCAAATGTGGGCAACAAATCCAATCCCATTGGATCAATAATATAATACGAGGTGTTTAATTATGTCAGGAATATATCGAATTCATCGAAGGCCGAATTATGGCTCATGCAGAGAGTGAAGAAGAAGAGAACGGATTATATTCTGAATGTGAGAAAAAACGCCCTGAGCTTCATGATGCGATTCAACAGTTAAAACGCGATCATAATATTATGGGTCAAATCATTTTGAAGATGAAAAATGATTTAGAATCTAATAATATTGATCGTGATCAACTTGTTGATTACGCTTCAAGTATTTTAATCGTCAATGAAATCCACTCAAGAGACGAAGAATTGAAATTATTGAAATAAAACGGAAATGGTGCGCGTAAAATCAATTTACGCGCACCATTTCTTACTTTTCAACTCTTTTCACTATTATCATGCGCGCAAATCCAATTTGCGCGCACCATTTCTCACTTTTCAACTCTTTTCACTATTATCATGCGCGCAAATCCAATTTACGCGCACCATTCCCTGCTTTTTATCCTTTTTCGCTATTATCATGCGCGCAAATACGATTTGCGCGCACCATATTCATTAAGCTTTCTTCTTTTTCTTAAAGAACTTCCATAAACTGCTTTCTGTTGACAATACACTCTTCTTGTATACTCTACCAGTAAACCAAACAATGATAATACATGAGATGACCATTAAGGCAATCCCAATCCAAATCATATAATCTGGTGTCACACTACTTATAGATCGAAGTGGCATCAACAATGGTGTGAATGGTGGGAAGTAACTTGCGATTTCTACGATTTTGCTACTTGGTGATGCGGTATTAAAGATCGCGATATAGAATCCGATTAATAACGCAAATGTCAGTGGCATGAACGCTTGTTGGAAGTCTTCCATACGATTTACAAATGAACCGAGTAATGCGGCAACACTTAAGTAAAAAACAAGTCCTAATACAGTAAAGATAATTGTATAGATGACAAGTGGTGTTGTTTGTTCATTCGCTTCAAGTCCAATTTCTTTCGTAAATTCAGAGATATCAAATACTTGCATACAAATATATGATGTTGCGGCTAATATAATAACTTGCAATAAACTAACACTAATCATGGCAAATACTTTCGCCATCACGTGATGCACTGGCTTAATGCTCGAGACAATCATCTCAATAACGCGTGATGATTTTTCTGTTGCGATCTCCATTCCAATTTGACTCGAATAGTTAATGATAATAAAGAACATTAAAATAATGCCACCATACACGATAATGTAATTAAGAATATTCATTTCATCGAAGTCGAATCCTTCTTTCGGCCCGTCTTCTCCATCTGATTCGACTTCGAACTTAACTTCTGGCACTTCACTTAACTTCTTCATATCATCCGGTGAAAGCTCTAATTCTTGCATGACTTCACCTTGTTTCAACGTTGTAATCGCTCCATTGATTGATTGCTTCTCAGGTTCACCGATTTCTTCTTTCGCTGTCGCTGTCACTTCATTTAAATCATCACCAATATTGACGACAATACCTTCCGCATCTTTCGGTGCTTCATCATGAAGCAATACATCATAGTCTTTCAGCGTTTCTTTCAGCTGCGCTTCAACCGGTTGAAGTTTATTCTGATCTCCTACGAGATGGACTTCTTTTACCGTGTCATCTTCACCTTGGAACAGTTCAATAATCTTGTTTGCATTACTCGCTGCTACAATGAGTAAAATGGTAATTAACGTTGTTGCGATAAAACTTTTGCTCGTCACTTTGCCGAGGAACGTTTGCATGAATGTAATCCAAAATTTATTCATCGACACGACCTACTTTCTGTATGAAGATATCATTAATTGAAGGTTCTTGAACTTCGAAACGTTTGAAGTATCCAAGTTCAATAATTCTCTTAAAGATTGGTTCTGCGTATGATTCATCTTCCAGTTTAATCGTATGCTTATTGCGTACTGATTTCATTGATAGTACACCTGGCATTTCACGAACGAAATCAATTGGATGCTCTCCTTCGATGACTAATGTCTTCTGACCGAAATCATGTTTGATCTGTTCGATATTTCCACTCACAACTTGTTTTCCTTTGTTAAGTATACACATCTCTTCACATAATTCTTCGACATGTTCCATCCGATGCGTACTGAAGATAATCGTCGCACCTTCTTCATTCAATTGTTTAATTGCACCTTTCAAGATTTCAACGTTGACAGGATCTAATCCACTGAATGGCTCATCTAGAATCATTAATTTCGGACGGTGTAAAATGGATGCGATCAGCTGAATTTTCTGTTGATTTCCTTTTGATAACTTTTCGATTTTTTTCGACTTATTCTCAGTCACTTCGAAACGCTCTAACCAGTAATCAATCTCTTGGTTGCACTTCGACTTACTTAAGCCTTTCAGTTGTCCTAAGTATTGTAACTGCTCTTCGACTTTCAGCTTAGGGTTTAACCCTCGTTCCTCAGGTAAGTAACCAATCGTGTCCGTTACTCCATAATCTATACGCTGACCATTGAACGTTGCAGTCCCTTCACTAATCGGTAACAACCCGAGAATCATTCTGAAGGTCGTCGTCTTACCAGCACCATTTCCCCCTAAGAAGCCAAACATTCTCCCCGGTTCAATCGTTAAATTGACATTATCTACGGCTGTGAACTCACCAAACCGCTTCGTCAACCCTTCTAACTTTAATGTCATGCGCTTTCTCCCCTTTGTTATAATTTGTCACGAATTTTTAAATAGTAAGTAGTTTTGCCAATAATTAAAACGAGTGTAATTAATGCAATGGCAACAACTTGTGATTGTCCACTATTCACATCATATAAAAATAGAATAACCATGACAAACACTAATGTCGTATTAAATGCTTTATAAGATGAAAACAAGCCGTTTAGCATTACATGTTTCTCTCCATCATCACTTGCTTGAAATAACTTCTCTTGAAACTTAGGATCCTTAACAGATGGCAAATTCTGTTCTGGATAAATTAAATTCATCATCTCAAAAAATTTTATAACAATGAACACCTTGATTATAAGGCTTAAAACAATAGCCCAAAATAAATAACGGTTTAACGTAAAAGAAATAGTACATAAGGTAAAAAAGTCTATCGACATGGATACCTCTATACAATACATCATATATAAGTATCGATTGTATAACCAAACTTGATATTCATCATTATCCGTCTCGTAGCCTCTAGCTTTAAGAGATCTTTTTAGTGAATACGAGAAATAAATCGATAGAGCAAATAAAAATAACCCGAACGTAAAAACAATGACAATAACAGTCCATAAATCAATATAATTCACTATATCAAATTCAGTTTCCCCTATAAATGTAACACCTAATATACCACCAAGAATACCGCCGATGATCATATACAAAATCGTACGCTTTATCATTATAATTCCTCCTCATCAAATATAAAAATATCATCGATGGACTCGCCGAGTATTTTGGATAACCTTTTCGCAATGATGAGAGACGGAATGTATTCTTCACGCTCAATCAAACTTACTGTTTGTCTAGAAATTTTAGCCTTTTTAGCTAATTCAGTTTGATTCATGTTGTGACGTGCTCGTAATTCTTTCAATCTAGTCTTCACATACATTACACCTCCACAATTAATGTACAATATACTTATCATTTTGACAAGTATATTTGTCAAAATGATAAATTCTTTCATAAAAAAACCCCTCTCACGAGGGATTCCTTTCATCTATTCATTTAATCCGAGCGTTTTTGCTGTGTCTTTATTGATTTCTCTAAACAAGTCAGGGTTATCCGTTAATAATTGGCCATAACTTGGAATCATTTCTTTTAATTTAGCGTCCCATTCATCCATACGTTCTGGGAAGCACTTTCCTAGTAAATCAGTCATGACAGATACAGCGGTACTTGCGCCTGGACTTGCACCAAGTAATGCGGCGATTGAACCGTTGTCACTTGTGACGACTTCTGTTCCGAATTGAAGTGTCCCTTTACCGCCTGTTTCTGTATCTTTAATGACTTGTACACGTTGACCTGCGATGGTCGTTGACCAATCTGCATCCTTCGCTGTTGGTACAAACTTACGTAAATCTTCCATTCGATCTTCATGCGATAACATTAATTGACCGATTAAGTATTTCGTCAGTGGCATTTCTTTCGCACCAGATGCGAGCATCGTCGTCACATTATATGGTTTCACTGATTGAATCAAATCAAGGTACGATCCACTTTTTAAGAATTTCGGTGAAAACCCTGCGAATGGTCCGAACAATAATGTTCTCTTTCCGTCAATATAGCGCGTATCTAAATGCGGTACACTCATTGGTGGTGCACCGACTTCAGCTTTACCGTAAACTTTCGCTAAATGTTGATCTGCGATCGATTCTTCTGAACACGTTAAGAACACACCACTCACTGGGAATCCTCCAACATGTTTAGATTGCTTAATACCTGTTTTCTGTAATAACGGTAATGCATGACCACCTGCTCCAATAAATACGAAGTCCGCGTTGTAATAGTCTGTCTTACCAAATTGACGATCTCGGACTTCTAGTTGCCAACTTCCGTCTTCTACTTCTTTAAAGTTCTTCACTTCATGTGAATAATGAATTTCAACACCTTGTGCCTCAAGATCTTCAAATAAATCTTTCGTCAATTGACCGAAGTTCACATCTGTTCCAGCATCCATCTTACTCATCGCAATTGGCTCATCCGATGTACGACCTTCCATCATGAGAGGTGCCCACTCGCTCAGCTCAGATTTACTATCACTGAATTCCATGCCTTCGAATAAAACATTCCCATTTAACATTTCTACACGTTTCTTTAAGAACTCGACATTCTCTTTACCAAGAACGAAGCTCATATGTGGTACCGGCATAATAAATCGTGAAGGGTCTTGTAACTTCCCTTCTTTCACTAAATAGCTCCAAAATTGTTTAGACACTTGGAATTGCTCATTGACATTGATCGCTTTCTTAATATCAATGACACCATTCGGCTGTTCTTTCGTATAGTTCAATTCACACAATGCTGAATGTCCTGTTCCAGCGTTGTTCCACACATTCGATGACTCTTGAGCTGGTCCATCTAATTTCTCGAACACTCTAATTGAAAGTGTTGGGTCTAATTTTTTTAGGAGCGTTCCAAGCGTTGCACTCATAATGCCCCCACCAATTAATATGACATCTGTCTTATTCATGATAATATTGCCCCCTAGTAAATTTCATCATACTTATTATAACGCTTTTCACATCGTTTAAAAAGCGTTTTCAAAATCTACATCGCATCATCATTACCATATATTTCTTTTTGCCATGCACTTTTTTTAAGCTTTTTATAATAAACATAGAGTCTATATGTTGAATAAACTTTGTGTTTTAACGATTTTTCATTATAATACTTAAGTGGTCGATAAATTGCTTTTTGTTTAGAAAGTTCATTTACCTCAAGATGTAATGAATTTTCATTAATATATTTCTTTAATAGAGGAATAGGTATAAA
Above is a window of Abyssicoccus albus DNA encoding:
- a CDS encoding SDR family NAD(P)-dependent oxidoreductase — protein: MQNIKGKVALVTGASKGLGYAIAMGLAQEGVHVAITSRDLDEVNAAKEKISQEISDSKIIAIKADMAVEEDIQQMVNTVNSELGEIDILINNAGQMDYTPFMESSEARFREMMETNVFGMYRAMKLVLPSMQQRQTGDIINVSSMSGLKGTKGSALYSATKYAVIGLSEGAMQDVRTDNVRISTITPSAILTDRTRGKLKEESMMHASDVADIIVNQLKLEQRTLMKTSQMWATNPIPLDQ
- a CDS encoding ABC transporter permease, with the translated sequence MNKFWITFMQTFLGKVTSKSFIATTLITILLIVAASNANKIIELFQGEDDTVKEVHLVGDQNKLQPVEAQLKETLKDYDVLLHDEAPKDAEGIVVNIGDDLNEVTATAKEEIGEPEKQSINGAITTLKQGEVMQELELSPDDMKKLSEVPEVKFEVESDGEDGPKEGFDFDEMNILNYIIVYGGIILMFFIIINYSSQIGMEIATEKSSRVIEMIVSSIKPVHHVMAKVFAMISVSLLQVIILAATSYICMQVFDISEFTKEIGLEANEQTTPLVIYTIIFTVLGLVFYLSVAALLGSFVNRMEDFQQAFMPLTFALLIGFYIAIFNTASPSSKIVEIASYFPPFTPLLMPLRSISSVTPDYMIWIGIALMVISCIIIVWFTGRVYKKSVLSTESSLWKFFKKKKKA
- a CDS encoding ABC transporter ATP-binding protein; protein product: MTLKLEGLTKRFGEFTAVDNVNLTIEPGRMFGFLGGNGAGKTTTFRMILGLLPISEGTATFNGQRIDYGVTDTIGYLPEERGLNPKLKVEEQLQYLGQLKGLSKSKCNQEIDYWLERFEVTENKSKKIEKLSKGNQQKIQLIASILHRPKLMILDEPFSGLDPVNVEILKGAIKQLNEEGATIIFSTHRMEHVEELCEEMCILNKGKQVVSGNIEQIKHDFGQKTLVIEGEHPIDFVREMPGVLSMKSVRNKHTIKLEDESYAEPIFKRIIELGYFKRFEVQEPSINDIFIQKVGRVDE
- a CDS encoding DUF3169 family protein, with translation MIKRTILYMIIGGILGGILGVTFIGETEFDIVNYIDLWTVIVIVFTFGLFLFALSIYFSYSLKRSLKARGYETDNDEYQVWLYNRYLYMMYCIEVSMSIDFFTLCTISFTLNRYLFWAIVLSLIIKVFIVIKFFEMMNLIYPEQNLPSVKDPKFQEKLFQASDDGEKHVMLNGLFSSYKAFNTTLVFVMVILFLYDVNSGQSQVVAIALITLVLIIGKTTYYLKIRDKL
- a CDS encoding helix-turn-helix transcriptional regulator — its product is MKTRLKELRARHNMNQTELAKKAKISRQTVSLIEREEYIPSLIIAKRLSKILGESIDDIFIFDEEEL
- the mqo gene encoding malate dehydrogenase (quinone): MNKTDVILIGGGIMSATLGTLLKKLDPTLSIRVFEKLDGPAQESSNVWNNAGTGHSALCELNYTKEQPNGVIDIKKAINVNEQFQVSKQFWSYLVKEGKLQDPSRFIMPVPHMSFVLGKENVEFLKKRVEMLNGNVLFEGMEFSDSKSELSEWAPLMMEGRTSDEPIAMSKMDAGTDVNFGQLTKDLFEDLEAQGVEIHYSHEVKNFKEVEDGSWQLEVRDRQFGKTDYYNADFVFIGAGGHALPLLQKTGIKQSKHVGGFPVSGVFLTCSEESIADQHLAKVYGKAEVGAPPMSVPHLDTRYIDGKRTLLFGPFAGFSPKFLKSGSYLDLIQSVKPYNVTTMLASGAKEMPLTKYLIGQLMLSHEDRMEDLRKFVPTAKDADWSTTIAGQRVQVIKDTETGGKGTLQFGTEVVTSDNGSIAALLGASPGASTAVSVMTDLLGKCFPERMDEWDAKLKEMIPSYGQLLTDNPDLFREINKDTAKTLGLNE